The Lepisosteus oculatus isolate fLepOcu1 chromosome 4, fLepOcu1.hap2, whole genome shotgun sequence genome window below encodes:
- the lipf gene encoding gastric triacylglycerol lipase isoform X2, whose protein sequence is MAWLLFSVALFILGAVQGEDVFSRSQRGLDPEVNMNISQIISYWGYPVEEYEVITEDGYILSVNRIPHGIKKNAAGPRQVAFLQHGLLAAGSNWVTNLPNSSLAFILADAGYDVWLGNSRGNTWSRKHVTLSPDQDAFWAFSFDEMAKKDLPAVINFITKSTGQEQIYYVGHSQGTTIGFIAFSTMPELASKIKTFFALAPVGTVDFATSPMTKLSIFPEFLIWELFGRKDFFPQSSLIKWFATEFCSEVPLDELCGNIFFVLCGFDEKNLNMSRTPVYTTHCPAGTSVQNMLHWRQLIKTRKLMAFDYGTSGNMAHYNQPTPPQYHIRDMKVPTALWSGGHDWLADPKDVALLLTQISNLVYHKDISHWEHLDFIWGLDANQLMYSEMVKLMNQNA, encoded by the exons AGCCAGATCATTTCGTACTGGGGTTATCCTGTGGAGGAGTACGAAGTCATTACTGAAGATGGCTATATCCTGAGTGTAAACAGAATCCCACATGGGATTAAGAAGAATGCAGCAG GACCAAGGCAGGTGGCCTTTCTTCAACATGGCCTGCTGGCCGCTGGGAGCAACTGGGTCACCAACCTGCCCAACAGCAGCCTGGCCTTTATCCTGGCAGACGCTGGCTATGACGTGTGGCTTGGAAACAGCCGGGGGAACACCTGGTCCAGGAAACATGTGACGCTCAGCCCGGACCAGGATGCCTTTTGGGCATTTAG ttttgATGAAATGGCAAAAAAAGACCTTCCAGCAGTGATTAATTTCATCACTAAAAGCACAGGCCAAGAACAGATTTACTATGTGGGCCATTCTCAGGGAACTACCATAG GTTTTATAGCTTTCTCCACCATGCCTGAGCTGGCTAGCAAAATCAAGACATTTTTTGCACTGGCCCCAGTGGGTACAGTTGATTTTGCCACCAGCCCCATGACCAAACTCTCCATATTTCCCGAATTCCTTATCTGG GAACTCTTCGGAAGAAAGGATTTCTTCCCCCAGAGCTCTCTGATTAAATGGTTTGCAACTGAATTTTGTAGCGAGGTCCCACTGGATGAACTGTGTGGCAATATTTTCTTCGTCCTCTGTGGTTTTGATGAGAAAAACCTGAACATG TCTCGAACTCCTGTGTACACCACACACTGCCCTGCTGGGACCTCGGTACAGAACATGCTTCACTGGAGACAG ctCATAAAGACAAGGAAACTGATGGCTTTTGACTATGGCACATCTGGAAACATGGCACATTACAACCAG CCCACTCCTCCGCAGTACCACATCAGAGACATGAAGGTGCCCACTGCCCTGTGGTCAGGAGGGCATGACTGGCTGGCTGATCCCAAAGATGTGGCTTTGCTCCTCACCCAGATCTCCAACCTGGTGTACCACAAGGACATCTCCCACTGGGAGCACCTGGACTTCATCTGGGGGCTGGATGCCAATCAGCTGATGTACAGTGAGATGGTGAAGCTCATGAACCAGAATGCTTGA